The Mastacembelus armatus chromosome 13, fMasArm1.2, whole genome shotgun sequence DNA segment AGACAGTGAAAGTCAAATGTGCTAAATCATTCCATGTTTGCATTCTGAAATTCTTACTAAAGTAGATTTGATATAATCTTTTAATATAAACTGATGTGAATTTGTTTCAGCAGATGAACACACCTATCTGCAAGTATTTCAGGTTTGGCCTGGTCATAATATTCAGCAccaatttgtttctttgttattttagctatTATAATTGCAGCCTGTCTCACATACATAAGCTCAGCTTCCAGCATGTAATTATGACTGGCAAActtaattttatatatttgccCAGGAACTTTCCAGTGTAAGAGGACCGGAAAACAAACGTGGATGCCTCACGCTGGCCACAGTTCAGGTTTAGACAGATTTAACAGAAATGCCACTGTTGTCAGTgaagcacattttaaatgtcacacaACCAGCTGTGATCATGCAGATCTCTTGACCACTGTTTAACATGGGATTCCCCCTCTACTATTCATTTCATCTGACTTAAACAATGCATTAGGAAAAAACGAGCCTGCAGCATGACAAGATTTCCCTGGGTGCTGTGGATGGCTGTATTTTTCCCTGGAATCCAGTGTAACCATGGGTGTCTTTGTCTTTAGGACCCAGAATGTTCTGGGAGAGAAGGGCCGTCGGATCAGAGAGCTGACTGCTGTGGTGCAGAAGAGGTTTGGCTTCCCTGAGGGCAGTGTGGAGGTGAGGAAACCAGGATGGATTACATGAAGCGAACGTAAATGCGAAAGATAATAATCTGAGTTGTAATTCACACGTACAACGTGAAGCATAACACTTTATAATGCATattaaaaaactgtatttagatATTAAGAATTTATCCTAAGAATGAAATGAATGCAGCTACAGGTTTTTAACATTGACTTTCTCCCTTCAGTGATGATACGATGACGAGACAGAATAAGACTCGATCTGGGTCTGGAGGTCACTTGTTCAGTTCCACGTTCTGTGGTTCTGTTCTGGTTCCTCAGATCAGGGGGTCCTTTCAATATGAAGACACAGAGGCATTTGTCTGAGAGGGGTCAAAGCAATAGAAGTGTAATAAATATCCATAAAACAGTACTGaatgaaataaacacatcaaTGCAGTTCACAGCTGTTTCTAAAATACAAGATCCATGTGTAGTCTGGGAAAGGGCCAATGCATCAGATTCAATGGAAACACACTCACCACTGGGTCTAAGAACCATTTTGAGCGCAACCTGCAGTTTGACACTTATGGTGTGCAGTTTAACTGAACTGTTTCCTTTCTGTTAGCTCTATGCTGAGAAAGTTGCCACTCGTGGTCTGTGTGCCATCGCTCAGGCAGAGTCTCTGCGCTACAAGCTGCTGGGAGGCCTGGCTGTGCGTAGGTAAGCAGGCATCACATTAAACACATATACCTTTATCTGGACtttgaaattaatatttatagAAGATCGCATGGTGCTGtctgttaaccctctggggtctaagggggttttggggccctggacaaattttggcaagccctgacatttgtgcttttttcagtgtcttttaaacattaatggctaaagtctgataacactgtaatcagcacaaaacgGGCtataataatatgtgagcagtgagtttatacatgattgtgtttttcagaaaacagtgttggttagtgaaaaactacaattttttagtcactgaaataagaccataaaacacatacagaacattggttcacaagactttggtgATGCAGGTGGAAATTGATGGTGAAGGCAACAAGAAGCAGGTTCAGGAGCAACTCCATAATCAGCTGGTTCAAGTGAAGGTTGTTCTAATTTTTCACTATTATGAACTTGGTTTctaatatgtaaaaaaaaaaaaaagcatatcaGTCCACAATTTGAGAAGGTTGTAGATGGTAGACACAACAATgaaaactttattaaaaaaaatatatacactacTCAAAAagttatatatgtatgtatatatttgactttcaggtgaaattcatggaaaatgtaaaaagttcatactacagtgatattatatcatgaaagtagggcatttaagtagaagtatgcaatggtaatttcttcatctcaaacaatttattgaaacaaaagctaacaacattggtgggtataccacaacaaaaaatttcaatgtctcaataacttgtcaattgttaggtgtcgtcttggtctcatgatgtcaaaatgtgaacagcatgatgaagaggactgtttaaatacgaactgtcattgaaccagaaTATTTAGTGGTCAatggtcatggatcagacacttgtgatttttgtggttaatcaccttgttagagaacaccatgttatgcaataagtactgaaacattgaacagttggacatgtgcattcaaaagtttagagaaggtcaaattaagttcagctgtaaaggttatagtgcattttaggtgcattctgaaaaagtcaaatatccttttataactttttgtgagtagtgtatataTTTCACTGCTTCAAAATACCATGTACATGTGTCATGTTGCTGAAGAAGTGACTGACATTAGAAATATTCAAGGACTCATTGTGGTTCTGCTGGAGACTGGTCAGATCCATGTTCTGTGGCTCCTCAGAGCAGGGAGTCCATTCCAGCTGAAGGCATCTGCATCTGTGCATTTATCTGAGAAGGGATGAATCTGTCCAAACACCCTTACATGCTGAAAGTGAATGCTGAGAACGTCTTCGGGACAGTGAATCATTTTACAGTAGCTGCATTTTAAAGTGCAAAAGAAGCTAAGTTGGTCACTGTGCTTtgccccccacccctcccaGGGCATGCTATGGTGTGCTGAGGTTCATCATGGAGAGTGGTGCCAAGGGCTGTGAGGTTGTGGTTTCTGGCAAACTGAGGGGTCAGAGGGCCAAGTCCATGAAGTTTGTGGATGGCCTGATGATCCACAGTGGAGACCCCGTCAACTACTATGTCGACACAGCAGTTCGCCATGTCCTGCTAAGGCAGGGTCAGTACTCCTCCACACGGATgtatttctgttattgattttggCTCCACACTTTCTTCGGTTTTACTTGGTGATGATACATATTTACTAATTTGCATCCTCAGGTGTGCTGGGCATCAAGGTGAAGATCATGCTTCCCTGGGACCCAAGTGGTAAGATTGGTCCCAAAAAGCCCCTGCCTGACCATGTCAGCATTGTGGAGCCCAAGGAGGAGACCCTGCCCACCACACCCATGTCTGAGCAGAAGGGGGCCAAGCCAGAGGTGCCAGCCATGCCCCAAGGAGCACCTGTGCCCACTGCATAAGGGGGTAGgagacagcagcagcctgaTTTATAAATAGGGAGGGCTTCAAGGTGATTTAACTGGATGTGTAAACCAGATGATATGACTGAGTCCTTAAATTTATCCATTGATAGCTAGACAGATGCCAGGGCCAGCCTCCAATACTGTTGGGTCAGGATCCACTGCATGTTAACGTGACGATTAGGTTCATTTACTACATTGATGGAAGTGGCGCTGGTTAGATATTATTGTCTGTACCGTAAACAGTAAGCAGGTGATGAAAAGAGGCCAGTTTTTGTCCCTTCAGTGATGATAAGATGACGAGTCAGAACAGGACTTTGTGGTTCTGGTGGCAACTGGTCCAGACCTACGTTCTGTGGTTCTGCTCCAGCTCCTCAGATCAAGGGGTCCTTTTCAATTGAAGACATTGAGGCATTTGTCTGAGAAGGGCTGAAGATAttctcttctgttttaaaatcacaaaggaaaaagtgaaatcaGGTCCAGACTGATCACAAGTTACTTGAATATTTAGTATCTGAAGTTCCGAATAGCTTTAATGGCAACACtgttttatcaatatatctgtGTCAAATCACTTTAGGCCAGAGATGGTCCTGAAATCTGAACCTATGCAGTGTCAGGATCTGGGCTCAGATCTACTGGAGTCCTTGTAACAGCTTTTTaattgtggtttttgtttttgtttttttgtttttttcaggtttgAATTGTTCCACCAGATGGAAGAAGACCCTGttttttgagtaaaaaaaataaaatctggaaAATACACTTGGCATGTTGTGGTCACACTGATACACGTGGGAAAACTCAGTAAAGCAGGAAATTAAGAGTGAATTGACCTGCATGTTTAAAAACTCATTAACTACACCTGTATGGTGTCATCTGCAGTTTCACTGTCAAATTTACTGCCATTAGGAAGTTTTACTGGCTGATTAAATATCAGTGTAGTGTACATATCAGGTAGCGTTTAAAAGAAGATGTCCTTGTTTTATCTTTACTCTGAACGTTTTCAACGGTTTGCACAAAAACCTAATGTAGAATATCTTAATCTATTACATAACTTTTTTGTTTACACACTCGATCAAATGACTCAGACGTATCACGTGAAGGCCTATCTGTCAGGAGGAAGTCAgatgtctctctctgcttcattTCCTGGAGGCAGATGTAGTTCTCATGCCATAAGGCATAGGCATTTCCATTTAtgttatttgtatagtgccacccagtgacagtggagaggaaaagtccctttaacggaagaagaaccctccagcagaaccaggctcagtttgggcagccatctgcctcgaccggttggggtgggtggatagaggagagaggaaaaaaaacagcaacaatgaacaacaaatggacactgcaggttggtggagccagtaactgcacatcagcgatatacagctccaggaccaggaaggtacagagagagagatagagcacaaagtgacattcagtggtcTATTATACATGtgaagggaggagagaggagggttagggtaggggagctcagtgcaccgatggtctttgggcagtctaggcctatagcagcataactaagggttATGGGTTACCttattttactgtcactgttttctcaTGTTGTTATCAAAACATTCCATCTTTCCAAAATGATGAAAAGCTGAGAGTAAATAATGAGCATTTTTTCATTTAGGTTTGTATAGACTTTAAATGGTCAAGCAAGCACAAATGAAGGTTTATTCAGAATAGGTGACAAAAATGGTCACAGATTTTTGACCAGAGTGACTCCTCGTCTCAGCACTCGAGTATCAGGTCCGGGTTAGGCCACGCCCCCTGACTCTTACctgagctgcagtgaaaacGGTCTATATCGCACCTGGACGAACCGTGAAGCAAAGATGAGTCTGCCGGACTATAAATCATCTGACAAACAGTCTTCAGCCGCAATCCCAGTAAGAAAAGCAAACTAAAGTTGTTTTTTAGGGTTTAGAGCTGAGCTTTAAGCTTGCTGAGTGACTCAACATGTGTTTGTAGGCACAGACTAGTCTTTCCCACTCTGCTgaatgattattatttattgcagATATTTTTTAGCGATAGTTTTCAAATTAGTTTGGTTCGAAAACCAAACAAATTGGTCCACAATCTGGCttaaaaggaaaatatgaatttaaGTAAACTCTTGAGTTGAGATAGAAACTCAACTTGGTTCCTGTCGGGAGAGCATTACAAACTTTAATTCTCCAACAATTCTCTTGGGAAGGTGGCAGGTTTAAACCACTGGACTTAAATAGAATTTTGAGAATGTTAAAGCTGCTTAATTCGTAAACCTCACATGTCAGAGAAAAGGTGTTTTCTAGTGCACTGCATttatacataaaaaatacaataattagGATTTATGGGTGTCATTTATCAATGGGTTATATGTATTTCAAAAGTTACAGGTAAAGTAACTGTCTAATAAATTTTCTACTGAATTAAAAAGTAAAGTGCAATTACCTGATCATTGTACTTACTGTTAAAGCTGACATGAAACTATTGAGCATGACAGCGATGAAGTGTATTCATGATGCtccacaattcaattcaatttatttgtatagcgccaaatcccaatacaaatcatctcaaggcactttacaaaaactaaaactaaaaacccaacagttcccttatgagcaagcacttggcgacagtggagaggaaaaactccctttaacggaagaaaaaacctccagcagaaccgggctcagtttgggcggccatctgcttcgaccggttggggtgagtggatagagcagagagaaaagaacagcaacaataaacaacaaatagacactgcaggttggtgggaccagtaactgcacgtcagcgatatacagctccaggaccagggacacctgcagaaggtacagagagagagggagagagcacaaaataGTCCACAGACTATTGTGTTACATGGAGCTGTTTAATTTGTGAGTTTATATCTGCCTGTTTGGGTCAGTTACATTAAAAATCCAAGGTGTGAGTATAGTGTCCCAGATAATGCAGTGTTTGCAGAATcgattattttgtttttttcattgtgtttccCATTTTGCAAAGGTTGAAAAATTATCTGTGGTGTTTAGCCTCAGTGATGCTGTGGGTGTTTGCAGCGAAGGCCTGTGCTCTTACCAGCCTGAGCTGGTGACTCATGTTAACGCCCAACCTGTAGCTACTGAGCACACAGTGAGTCGCAGAAACAGGCGCAGGGTTAAATTGATAATGACTTTGCCACTGTAAATTAATCTACAGTGCCAGGTCTTTTCTCTGGGTGGTTCTGCTATGCCTAATGTTAAAAATTCCCAGAGCCCATAGTTGTCTCACTGTGGCCACTCATGATCTAAATTAAACCCCAAGTATTTATTTCACACTGACATGAAATAAGGAAGAATGTTTGAAACTGAGTCCTGCGAACCATTATGTCAATCATACTCTGAATAATTGGAGGACGGGAgttatgaaaaacatttcatttaataatttatcaaaataattgtCTGATAATGGTTTCTTGAGGAAGATAGTACATGATATATGATAATGCTACATATATGTTATAACATGTATTGTCTATGCAATGAGGAAGAACAGTTGACATTCTTTCTTAGTAAAAAAGACAGTACCACACAGTGAACATACTCCACTATATGGAGATGACCTGTATCAAATCCTACTTCAGGAAAAGTGTCAtaattatcagcaaaatgtacttaaagcaAAAGTACTttactaagggatggttcagtaCTACACAGAGTGCCTGTGAATGTgaatttgaatgtgtttgttgcaGGTACctccagaaaaaaaagtaaatcatTTGCAGTGTAAGTATTTCTAGCAGTTACAGCAGACAATGCaaagataaaatgtaaatgaaaagcaCATTAAGGTGCATTCTAAAAGTAAGTGCAAAAA contains these protein-coding regions:
- the rps3 gene encoding small ribosomal subunit protein uS3; the encoded protein is MAVQISKKRKFVSDGIFKAELNEFLTRELAEDGYSGVEVRVTPTRTEIIILATRTQNVLGEKGRRIRELTAVVQKRFGFPEGSVELYAEKVATRGLCAIAQAESLRYKLLGGLAVRRACYGVLRFIMESGAKGCEVVVSGKLRGQRAKSMKFVDGLMIHSGDPVNYYVDTAVRHVLLRQGVLGIKVKIMLPWDPSGKIGPKKPLPDHVSIVEPKEETLPTTPMSEQKGAKPEVPAMPQGAPVPTA